The following DNA comes from Tunturibacter psychrotolerans.
GGGCTTGGTGTAGCCGGTGACGGAGAACTCGACTTTGCCGGTGGTGGCGTTCCAGTGCCAGTTCTGAGCGTCGGAGTTGGGCTCGAGGCGGTCGCAACCTACGTTGAACCAGACGGGCGAGTTGAAGGCTACCTTCTGATTGAGGAGGAGGTGGGCGAGCTCAGCGTAGAAGGTGTCCGCGTCAGTCTGGGAGGCGAAGTAGCACTCGCGGATGCCCCAGTCGCGGACGGATTCGGCGACGCGGGTGATGAGGGCGCGGACGCCGGATTCGCGCTCGTCGGTGCCGTTGAGGCCGTGGAGGTACTTGCTGGCGACGATGTTGGTCGCGGTCATGGACCAGTCGGCGGGAACCTCGACGTTCTTCTGCTCGAAGATGGTCTTGCCCTTGAAGTCCTGGATGATGGCGTCGCGGAGCTCCCAGACGATCTCATCGTAGGGGGAGACGCCCGGCTTGGTGAAGTGGCGATCAAACGTCAGACCAGGGGTGCGCTGATTCTTGAAGTTGGCTGCTCCGGATGCGGTCTGGGCGGCGCCTTGTGTATGGGTCTGGTTGGGAATGGTGGCCATGAGGGGAGTACTCCTTCTAATTTGATGAAAAAACCAAGGTGTCGATGCTCCCGAAAGGCGTTCGAACGGGAGGTAAAACTAACGAGTAGAGCGCTGGATATTTATCCGGCTTGGCTGAGCCGGCGGCGTTCTGGTCGTGAAATGTAAGGAACTTTGGCCGTCTTTTGCGTGGCTGCAGTCGTGAAAGTAACGCCCCTTATGGGGTGTGTCAAGTATAAAGCACAACATGTTGTGTTGGCTGTGCGAATACCCCTGTTTATGCGTTGTTAATGTGTCAAAACGGTAAAAACCTTTGTTTTTGCTGTGGATTTTGCGAAATCAGCACGGCGGGTGCGGATTTACTGATCCGTAATGGGACAGATTTGAGGGTAGGCGCGGAAGGGTCGGATGGCAAGGCGCATGTGGTGTGGATGGGGGTGGAAATGTGGGAAAGAGGGCGGCTTTCCTGGAGGAGTTCCGGGATCGCGAATTGACCAAAAACAGCGGAGAGTGAACTCGCGTGTAATGTGTTGCGTAGCGTTCGGCTGACGGAGGATTTCTGGTGCAGACAGAGATTGGCTCGGGCAGGGAGACCCGAACAGAGACCGTGGCGCTGATTGGGATTGCGCTGGCCGTAATGCTGATTCATCTGTTGACGAATGGTCGCTACGGATTTCATCGGGATGAGTTCCAGTTTTTGAGCGATGCGCGGCATCTGGACTGGGGATTTGTCGCCTATCCTCCGTTTACTCCGTTTGTGGAGCGGGTTGGTTTGCAGCTGTTTGGGGTGTCCATGGTGGGGTTGCGCTTGTTTTCCGTGATTGCCCAGGCACTGGCGATTGTGGTGACGGGGTTGATGGCGCGGGAGTTGGGCGGTGGACGGCTGGCGCAGGTGACCGCGGCGCTGGCTGTGGCGACCTCGGGGCTGCCGGTGTTTGAGGGGACGGAGTTTCAATACTCCTCGTTCGATTATCTGTGGTGGGTGTTGATCGCTTATTGCGTGATTCGGTTGTTGAAGACGGAGGATCCGCGGTGGTGGATCGGAATTGGCGTGTTTGTCGGTGTGGGGCTGATGACCAAGTACACGATCTTGTTTTTTATCACGGGGATTCTGGGTGGGATGGTGTTGAGTTCGGCGCGCCGCTACCTTGCCAGTGGCTGGTTCTGGGGTGGAGTGGCGGTCGCGCTGGTGATCTTTGCGCCCAATTTTTTGTGGCAGGCGCGGCATGGATTTATCTCGGCCGACTTTCTGCGGCATATTCATGCGCGGGATGTGAGGCTAGGACGGGCGAATGGTTTTTTGAAAGACCAGTTCGTGATCTGCGCGAACCTGGCTACGGCTCCTATATGGATCGCCGGGGTGATTCATTTTCTTCGGAACGAGCGATACCGGATGCTGGGGTGGATGTACCTTATTCCGTTTGCGCTCTTTTTGGTAGGTAAGGGGCGGGGGTACTATCTTGCGGCGGCCTATCCGATGCTGCTGGCGATGGGTGCCGTGGTTTGGGAGAGAAGGGTCGCTGGGCTTACGCGAGTGTGGCGGCGGGTTGTGCTGGGGGTGGGGTTTGCTGCGATGGCGGCTTATGGGGTCTTTATTTATGCCGTTATCGTGCCGCTGGCGGCGGATGGGCCGCTAAAGCAGTTTGCGCTGAAGAACAATGGGGATCTGCGCGAGGAGCTTGGCTGGAAGGAGATGGTCGGTTTGGTGGCGGGGATTCGCGATTCCCTTCCCGCTGAGCAACGCTCGAATGTTGGCGTGTTTACTGCGAACTATGGAGAGCAAGGCGCGCTGGAGATTCTGGGGCCTGCATATGGTTTGCCGATGCCTATCAGCAGGACTAACTCGGCTTGGCTGCGGGGGTACCCGACGGTGCCGCCTACGACGCTGATTGTTTTGGGATTCTCGAAGGCTACCGCGGAGAAGATGTTTACGGACTGCAGGCCGGTGGGGCGTGTCGATAATCCTGAAGGAGTGGAGAATGAGGAGCGGGGTGGGAGTGTGTTTGTGTGTGGGCCACCGCGGCTTCCCTGGCCTGAGTTCTGGAAGGAGTACCAGGCTTACGGGTGATGTCTGTGGTGGAGAGAAAAAGCAAATACAGGGATCCTTCCCCTTCGACTTCGCTCAGGGGCAGGATGACGGCTTCTGATTTGAGCTTCCTTGTGATCTTTCGTATTTAGACTGCACGGATGAAGCGGAGTCGCTGGCGGAGTTGGGCGGTGGCTTCGCGGTGGCAGAGGAGACAGAGGGTGCGGAGGTTGTCGAGGTCGCACTGGCCGCCGCCTTCGGCGACGGGACGAATGTGGTCGGCGTCCCAGAGGCTGCGGCGTGCAACGATGGACTTCATGCCGTAGAGGCGGAGGCCGGCGGCGCGGGCGGGGCCTCGGGCTCGCTTGAGGGCGTTGTAGGCGGCGATGGTGTCGATGGCGCATGCGGAGCAGATGCCGCGGTCGCGGGCAAGGACCTGGTCGCGGAGGTAGCCGGGGTCGGTGCGGAGACGCCATTGATGGACGCAGTAGTCGCTGCAGAAGGTGCGGCGGCGTTTGGCCAGAATTTCGAGTTCGCACCAGCGGCAGAGGGGCAGGTTGTTGGGGCCGACCGGAAGGGCCTGACGCGTGGTGCGGCCGCCGGGGAGGGTGCGAGGGACGATCATGCTGATTCGAGAATAGGGTGCAACGGGGGACGGCGAAATTGTTGAGGCTGGTTCTGTCCCGTTTGAGCGGGGGATGTCCAGCTAACTCTGGGCGAGGATCAGACTTCGAAGTCTACTTCGAGGGCTTCGACCAATGGAACGAGCCAGGAGAGAAGTTGGAGATGGACCGGGTGGGTTGCGTAGGCGTCCATCGAATCACGGTCCGCAAACTTCATGACGCCGCCGAATTCGTAGCCTTGGGAGCGGGGCGAAAAGTTGGCCCCGACGTTGGTTTCGAGGATGCCGGGGATCTGGGAGTGGAGTTCGCTGATCTCATCGTAGGCTCGCTCTTTTTGAGCATCGGTGGTTCCGGGTTTCCAGCGGAAGCAAAAGGTGTGGATGATCATGGAGGTATAGTAATTTGGCTCGCGGTTCGCGATGTAACAAGAGTTGACTATGATCGTTGAGGAAGTGGAGGGCGCGATGTCCAAGACACAGTCGACGATGGTGGCACTGGGGAGTACGGCTCCGGCATTTGAGCTGGTGGATGTGGTGAGCGGCAAGGCTGTCGGGCGGGACGATGTGTTTGCGACGGCCTCAGAGGATGCGCGGGCAGATGCGGCGAACTGCTCGGCGACGGGATGCCACGGGATGCTGGTGATGTTTCTTTGCGTCCATTGCCCATATGTAAAGCATGTGGAGGAGGAGCTGGCGCGGATTGGGAAAGACTACGAGGGCAGGATTGCGATAGCGGCGATCTCTTCAAACGATGTGGTGGCCTA
Coding sequences within:
- a CDS encoding glycosyltransferase family 39 protein → MQTEIGSGRETRTETVALIGIALAVMLIHLLTNGRYGFHRDEFQFLSDARHLDWGFVAYPPFTPFVERVGLQLFGVSMVGLRLFSVIAQALAIVVTGLMARELGGGRLAQVTAALAVATSGLPVFEGTEFQYSSFDYLWWVLIAYCVIRLLKTEDPRWWIGIGVFVGVGLMTKYTILFFITGILGGMVLSSARRYLASGWFWGGVAVALVIFAPNFLWQARHGFISADFLRHIHARDVRLGRANGFLKDQFVICANLATAPIWIAGVIHFLRNERYRMLGWMYLIPFALFLVGKGRGYYLAAAYPMLLAMGAVVWERRVAGLTRVWRRVVLGVGFAAMAAYGVFIYAVIVPLAADGPLKQFALKNNGDLREELGWKEMVGLVAGIRDSLPAEQRSNVGVFTANYGEQGALEILGPAYGLPMPISRTNSAWLRGYPTVPPTTLIVLGFSKATAEKMFTDCRPVGRVDNPEGVENEERGGSVFVCGPPRLPWPEFWKEYQAYG
- a CDS encoding HNH endonuclease signature motif containing protein, whose translation is MIVPRTLPGGRTTRQALPVGPNNLPLCRWCELEILAKRRRTFCSDYCVHQWRLRTDPGYLRDQVLARDRGICSACAIDTIAAYNALKRARGPARAAGLRLYGMKSIVARRSLWDADHIRPVAEGGGQCDLDNLRTLCLLCHREATAQLRQRLRFIRAV
- a CDS encoding Dabb family protein, giving the protein MIIHTFCFRWKPGTTDAQKERAYDEISELHSQIPGILETNVGANFSPRSQGYEFGGVMKFADRDSMDAYATHPVHLQLLSWLVPLVEALEVDFEV